Sequence from the Phragmites australis chromosome 6, lpPhrAust1.1, whole genome shotgun sequence genome:
ttgattattttccaTATATACCGGCACCGCGTAGACCAAAATCCCCAGAATACGATTACCATTGGATGGAACGGGAGATAAGACACATACTGTTTCAAGGGTCATTTCGTCTATAATATttatgctactaaatattgtacCTGTTGAATTCAAGATggttatatcatttttaatttattgcTTAAGTTGTATATGTATCTTAGATATAGCCTACATATTATTAGTAATGTTCAAATTTCATATACTCACCTCATGTACACAATCTATCTAATATTTagtgtagtttttttatttcacttacaagtatttattctatctttattttaatattttctagaatttttatcttaaataatttctaaattttttattatttttataataaaattggGTTAACCGTCCCGTGAGAAGGCGGTAGAGGCAAATACACAGAGTGGGTTTGGCAAGGGGCTAACCACGCTCTAAGAGAGCGGTAAAAAGAGCGTGGAGTCTAACTGCCCTCTTAAAATACGGTAAAAATTATCTATACTACGGTAGCATGCTAACTGCcctttaaaaaattatagcatttTAGAGTACGATAGACGTCTATTTATATAAATCTTTCTacgagaatctatttatttaaatattaatattagaaaatgtaaaaaaaaactcccgaTAAAAACCCCCGTCGCCCGCACACGGCACAAGCCCGAAAGCCCCCAAAAAATCCACCCAAAACAGCGGCCGTCGCGGGCCTTCGACGCAGGGACCGATGGACACCGACCTCGGCGGCGCGTCGGCCGCGGGCATGGACGACGCGGAGGCGGCCTTCTTcgcgcgccgcggccgccggtGCTGCTGCTTCCCCTGGCCCACCTCCTCTCACCAGAGGGTCGGCGCGGCAGCGGCttcggcggaggaggagagctGGTGGCAGCGCGCGGTGGACGCGGTCCTTAAAGTGCGAGAGTGGTCGGAGCTGGTGGCCGGGCCGCGGTGGAAGACCTTCATCCGGCGGTTCGGGCGCAACGGGCCACCGACGCGGCCGCACCACCACTTCGGCCGCAAGCTCAACTACGACGCGCTCAGCTACGCGCTCAACTTCGACGAGGGCCACGGCGCCGGTCCCGAGGGCGACTACACCGGCTACCGCGACTTCTCCGCCCGCTTCGTCGCCCCGCCGCAACCCGCCAAGTCATCCATGGACCTCGGCGGCCGCGATGCGCCCCCGCTCTTCAACCCGCCGCCCCAGCCCCACGACGGCGCGGGCCGGGCGTGACCGCTCCGTTTCGGCGTTTCCCCATCGGTCATCGGATCGGAGGAGAGGGGGATAGCTGGATAGTCAATGGACGGCGGAAAGATGGTGCCCTTTTCATCTTCTATGGATTCGTTTCCGCGGGCGTGTTGGTGAATGGTGAGCGAGATCGCAGCTGCTTTCTCCTTCCCTCCGTTCGGTTGATTGGTTCGCCATTGTGTAAAAAAGAGATTGTTACATTCGTTGTCATCTTACTACTGCTGTAATGAATTCGTTCATCCTGTCCCAGTTTTGTCCCAATTGAAATGAACAAATTACGAGTTTTGATCGAAGAAATGTCGTGATCGCGTTAGCATTGTTTGCTTCAAACAAGAGAATTGCCGAGTTGGGCTGGAAACTTGCATGAttggcaacaagaagaagaagaattccAATTCTAATTGTAAAAAGCTTGCCGTGTTCCAGCTGTGACTGATTGCGACGGCAAGAATGGGAAAACCTTGCATGGAGGCGTTCTAGACGCGTGCGCAGCAATTGGCTTTCTGGTCCGACAAGCAAACAAGAGACCAACGACGACCCGTGGTTTCGCAGCAGTGTTTCCCCGTATCCGCCTGCTGATAACATCTGATGAAGACTTCCACACCTGGTCAGAATCCTGCTCTTCTAAAGCAACGAATAAGCAGATCTCTGGCTCTCTGCCCGTTCGTCAAAAGGAGAAATAAAATATGATCTTGCTCTTCGCGTGAACAATCAATAGCTGTGATGACGATGACATCAAACTGTCTGCTGCAATTTTAACTGCAGCCTGCCATTGCATAGTCAAGCATAACCTTCATTTCTGTGTATAATCACGGTGCAGTTCAGAGTATCACTGACTAAAGCATGGAATCCCGGGCAGTCTTGACTGATGTTAACACCTAACCATCTAACCCAACAGGCTGTTCTGAAATCTGACCGTTTGCTGGCTATAGGTTGTATCTACTATCATCCACTTTTCATGGCTCAATCGATGGTTGATCGAATGCCAGCTCGTAAAGCCTAACAGCCAGTCTGACTGTCTAATAAAACCCCTGGGTTTCTGAGGAAAAAACATGGAAATCATCAAGACAAAACAAGAGAAATATTGTATACGATGATCATGGTCTGTGTGTATAATAGGGACCCTGCTATAGTCCTATCTCCTTCATGACCCACATTTCTGTTGTTTTCATGGCACGCCTTGTCCATTTCAATCATGCATGGAACTAATCCTTGAGGCTTTGTCTGGTATTCCAATTCAGTGCTGTACCATGAGAAGATACAGCTGAAGAAACTCAATTATGTTAACTATTTAATCACAGCAGACAATCCAGTTTACTAAGCAACAAAATGTGAAGAAACAGTTTGTTTGTTGACAGCTTGGCACTTTCAACAGAAGCTGGCACCATTTAAGCTGTGGCACCCAATGACTGTGGAGTACCAGAGTTGAGAAAATGGATATGATCTTTGAACAACTGAAGAACAAGTGCGTGAGGCCCAGATCTGACTTTCCAAGGAACCAATCTCAATAGAGCTGTATCACGGCATCAGGTACGAGACCAAATAGCAGCAACCAAAACAATGATGCCAACAATAATGCTGCGGGATTAGCATCCAGCTAATCATTGCAGTAGCTGATAATC
This genomic interval carries:
- the LOC133921259 gene encoding uncharacterized protein LOC133921259, with amino-acid sequence MDTDLGGASAAGMDDAEAAFFARRGRRCCCFPWPTSSHQRVGAAAASAEEESWWQRAVDAVLKVREWSELVAGPRWKTFIRRFGRNGPPTRPHHHFGRKLNYDALSYALNFDEGHGAGPEGDYTGYRDFSARFVAPPQPAKSSMDLGGRDAPPLFNPPPQPHDGAGRA